The following proteins are encoded in a genomic region of Rubrobacter xylanophilus DSM 9941:
- a CDS encoding 4-carboxy-4-hydroxy-2-oxoadipate aldolase/oxaloacetate decarboxylase: MKGVCEELARLGVATVYEASGRRGLVDAPLVQVVPGSRAAGPARTVLCGQDDNLMVHAAMERVRPGEVLVITMPEPAPVALVGELLAVQAKARGAAGVLVDASVRDLEELRELGLPVWARWVRVRGATKTEVGKLDAPVEVGGATISPGDVVVLDADGAAVVEAGRAEEVLEAARAREEREARLRRRLEAGELSYDLHGLREVVEGGS; the protein is encoded by the coding sequence GTGAAGGGGGTCTGCGAAGAGCTCGCCCGTCTCGGGGTCGCGACCGTCTACGAGGCCTCCGGCAGGCGCGGGCTCGTTGACGCCCCCCTCGTCCAGGTCGTCCCCGGCTCCAGGGCCGCGGGCCCGGCGCGGACGGTGCTCTGCGGGCAGGACGACAACCTGATGGTGCACGCGGCGATGGAGCGGGTGCGGCCCGGGGAGGTGCTGGTCATAACCATGCCGGAACCGGCCCCGGTGGCGCTCGTCGGGGAGCTCCTCGCGGTGCAGGCGAAGGCCCGCGGGGCCGCGGGGGTGCTGGTGGACGCCTCGGTGCGCGACCTGGAGGAGCTCAGAGAGCTCGGGCTTCCGGTGTGGGCGCGCTGGGTGCGGGTGCGGGGGGCGACCAAGACGGAGGTCGGCAAACTCGACGCCCCGGTCGAGGTCGGCGGGGCGACGATCTCTCCGGGGGACGTCGTCGTCCTCGACGCCGACGGGGCGGCCGTGGTGGAGGCCGGGCGGGCGGAGGAGGTGCTCGAGGCCGCGCGGGCGCGCGAGGAGCGCGAGGCGAGGCTGCGCAGGAGGCTCGAGGCCGGGGAGCTCTCCTACGACCTGCACGGGCTCAGGGAGGTCGTGGAGGGAGGATCGTGA
- a CDS encoding ABC transporter ATP-binding protein, with protein MLELSEVHTYYGTSHILQGLSFSVPKRSCSVLLGRNGAGKTTTIHSIAGLVSPRSGSIRFVGQEIAGERPHRIARMGIGLVPQGRRIFPSLTVEENLTVAGRGPSGNGSSSWDLRRVYELFPALRERASNLGNQLSGGEQQMLAIGRALMTNPRLLLMDEPSEGLAPAIIERVGETIRRLKESGLSILLVEQHVSLACSVADEVLVMNKGRIVWRGSPEALLSDRPLQQRYLGV; from the coding sequence ATGCTTGAGCTGAGCGAGGTCCACACCTACTACGGCACCAGCCACATCCTGCAGGGGCTCTCGTTCTCCGTCCCGAAGAGGAGCTGCTCGGTGCTCCTCGGGCGCAACGGGGCCGGGAAGACCACCACCATCCACTCCATCGCGGGCCTCGTCTCGCCCCGCAGCGGGAGCATCCGCTTTGTGGGGCAGGAGATCGCGGGCGAGCGGCCGCACAGGATCGCCCGGATGGGCATCGGGCTCGTCCCGCAGGGCAGGCGCATCTTCCCCTCGCTCACGGTGGAGGAGAACCTGACGGTCGCCGGGCGCGGCCCCTCGGGCAACGGCTCCTCCTCCTGGGACCTGCGGAGGGTCTACGAGCTGTTCCCCGCGCTGCGCGAGCGGGCCTCCAACCTGGGAAACCAGCTCTCCGGGGGGGAGCAGCAGATGCTGGCCATCGGCCGCGCCCTGATGACCAACCCGCGCCTGCTGCTGATGGACGAGCCCTCCGAGGGCCTGGCCCCGGCCATCATCGAGCGGGTGGGGGAGACCATCCGCCGCCTGAAGGAGTCCGGGCTCTCCATCCTGCTGGTCGAGCAGCACGTCTCGCTGGCCTGCAGCGTGGCGGACGAGGTGCTGGTGATGAACAAGGGCAGGATCGTCTGGAGGGGTAGCCCGGAGGCCCTCCTCTCCGACAGGCCCCTGCAGCAACGCTACCTGGGCGTGTAG
- a CDS encoding PIG-L deacetylase family protein has protein sequence MAEGRTLLVVGAHSADFVWRAGGAAAINAAAGGRSVVLALSYGERGESGELWKRPDQTVENVKRVRHAEAEKAAGALGAEFRCLDLGDYPLRVDEEALMHLVEIIRELAPDVIVTHTPEDPFNPDHPTAYQAVRQARLLAAGAGVPSAFPSVRPPALYLFEPHQPELCGFVPDTFLDITRVMERKKEAMEAMQAQRYLQQYYLQRAEQRANHARRVSGESGVRYAEAFQRVLPRVVGSL, from the coding sequence ATGGCGGAGGGCCGGACGCTCCTGGTCGTGGGGGCCCACTCGGCGGACTTCGTGTGGCGCGCGGGCGGGGCCGCGGCCATAAACGCCGCCGCGGGCGGGCGCTCGGTCGTGCTCGCGCTCTCCTACGGCGAGCGGGGGGAGTCCGGGGAGCTCTGGAAGCGGCCGGACCAGACCGTCGAGAACGTCAAGAGGGTGCGCCACGCCGAGGCCGAGAAGGCCGCGGGCGCCCTCGGGGCCGAGTTCCGGTGCCTCGACCTCGGGGACTACCCGCTGCGGGTGGACGAGGAGGCGCTGATGCACCTCGTCGAGATCATCCGGGAGCTCGCCCCGGATGTGATCGTCACCCACACCCCCGAGGACCCCTTCAACCCCGACCACCCCACCGCCTACCAGGCCGTCCGGCAGGCGCGGCTGCTCGCCGCCGGGGCCGGGGTCCCGAGCGCCTTCCCGAGCGTGAGGCCGCCGGCCCTCTACCTCTTCGAGCCGCACCAGCCGGAGCTCTGCGGCTTCGTGCCGGACACCTTCCTGGATATAACGCGGGTAATGGAGCGCAAGAAGGAGGCGATGGAGGCGATGCAGGCGCAGAGGTACCTGCAGCAGTACTACCTGCAGCGGGCGGAGCAGCGGGCCAACCACGCCAGGAGGGTCTCGGGCGAGAGCGGGGTGCGCTACGCCGAGGCCTTCCAGCGGGTCTTGCCGCGGGTGGTGGGCTCGCTGTGA
- a CDS encoding DUF6282 family protein — protein MCSGAGSSGASPSARARELVRGAYDHHVHLGPDVMQRRIDDLGLARRFRELGLSGFTLKSHYVPTAERASVVRAAEGVEVFGAIALNAAVGGMNALAVEIAAREGARFVWMPTVSAANEAEILSRSDGGGRKLPFWARLQRELEEQGISTEPVRVVDGTGAVLPETREVLRVVAAHDLVLATGHLSRDEIFAVVEAAREEGVRRIVITHPEFPSQDLSADDQASLVEQGALLERCFAPAYGGKVSWEKMFENIRATGPENSFLSTDLGQPANPPVEDGIALMAERLLEAGFSEEEVRVMAVENTRRLAQGVLV, from the coding sequence ATGTGTAGCGGGGCGGGAAGTTCTGGAGCCTCACCCTCCGCGCGGGCGCGAGAGCTTGTACGGGGTGCCTACGACCACCACGTCCACCTCGGCCCCGACGTGATGCAAAGGAGGATCGACGACCTGGGCCTGGCGCGGCGCTTCAGGGAGCTGGGGCTCTCCGGCTTCACGCTCAAGTCGCACTACGTGCCGACCGCCGAGCGGGCCAGCGTGGTCCGGGCGGCGGAGGGGGTGGAGGTCTTCGGGGCCATCGCGCTGAACGCGGCCGTCGGCGGGATGAACGCCCTGGCGGTGGAGATAGCGGCGCGGGAGGGGGCGCGCTTCGTGTGGATGCCCACCGTGAGCGCCGCCAACGAGGCGGAGATCCTCTCCCGCTCCGACGGGGGCGGGAGGAAGCTGCCGTTCTGGGCGCGGCTGCAGCGCGAGCTCGAGGAGCAGGGGATAAGCACCGAGCCCGTGCGCGTGGTGGACGGGACGGGGGCGGTGCTCCCCGAGACCCGGGAGGTGCTGCGGGTCGTCGCCGCGCACGATTTGGTGCTGGCGACCGGGCACCTCTCGCGGGACGAGATCTTCGCGGTCGTCGAGGCGGCCAGGGAGGAGGGGGTGCGCAGGATCGTCATAACCCACCCCGAGTTCCCCTCGCAGGACCTCTCCGCCGACGACCAGGCGAGCCTCGTCGAGCAGGGGGCCCTCCTCGAGCGCTGCTTCGCCCCGGCGTACGGCGGCAAGGTCTCCTGGGAGAAGATGTTCGAGAACATCCGGGCGACGGGGCCCGAGAACTCCTTCCTCTCCACCGACCTCGGCCAGCCCGCCAACCCGCCGGTGGAGGACGGCATCGCGCTCATGGCAGAGAGGCTGCTGGAGGCGGGGTTCAGCGAGGAGGAGGTCAGGGTCATGGCCGTCGAGAACACCCGGCGGCTCGCGCAGGGGGTGCTCGTCTGA
- a CDS encoding DUF1932 domain-containing protein, which produces MSGGGHLAVLGLGEAGSEISADLAARGRRVLGYDIRPVEPPEGVELAGSPEEAARGADAVLALVPAADAPAAARSVLPVLGPGSLYADCSSASPRQKRELARMVGRTGASFVDLTLMGTVPGRGLSTPAFVSGEGAGRLADLLRPLGMPVEEVSGEPGDAAGRKLLRSVFVKGMTGAMMEALEAARAAGCEGWLWGNIVSELAGADEALARRLVEGSYRHARRRADEMAAAAELLRGLGVEPRITRAAEARLRELLEGGEA; this is translated from the coding sequence ATGAGCGGGGGAGGGCACCTCGCCGTGCTGGGCCTGGGCGAGGCGGGGAGCGAGATCTCGGCGGACCTCGCCGCCCGCGGGAGGAGGGTGCTCGGCTACGACATAAGGCCGGTGGAGCCGCCGGAGGGGGTCGAGCTCGCCGGCTCCCCGGAGGAGGCGGCGCGCGGGGCCGACGCCGTCCTGGCGCTCGTCCCCGCCGCCGACGCGCCGGCGGCGGCCCGGTCGGTGCTCCCCGTCCTGGGTCCCGGCTCGCTCTACGCCGACTGCAGCAGCGCGAGCCCCCGGCAGAAGCGCGAGCTCGCCCGCATGGTCGGGAGGACGGGCGCGAGCTTCGTCGACCTCACCCTCATGGGCACCGTGCCGGGGAGGGGCCTCTCCACCCCCGCCTTCGTCTCCGGGGAGGGTGCCGGCCGCCTCGCCGACCTCCTGCGCCCCCTCGGCATGCCGGTCGAGGAGGTCTCCGGCGAGCCCGGGGACGCCGCCGGGCGCAAGCTGCTCAGGAGCGTCTTCGTCAAGGGGATGACCGGGGCCATGATGGAGGCGCTCGAGGCCGCGCGGGCGGCGGGCTGCGAGGGGTGGCTGTGGGGCAATATCGTCTCCGAGCTTGCGGGGGCCGACGAGGCGCTCGCGCGCAGGCTCGTCGAGGGCAGCTACAGGCACGCCCGGCGCCGGGCCGACGAGATGGCCGCCGCGGCGGAGCTCCTGCGAGGCCTCGGCGTCGAGCCGCGCATCACCCGGGCGGCCGAGGCCCGGCTCCGGGAACTGCTGGAGGGCGGGGAGGCGTAG
- a CDS encoding catechol 2,3-dioxygenase — MRGGEPVRDVAHLGHVELLTPAFEESLWFFTEVLGMEEVGRRGESAYLRAFGDYELSTLKLTAADRAGPGHIAWRATSRAALERRVAALEESGLGEGWVEGDLGHGPAYRFADPDGHVMELYFETEKYRPPEGLRPALKNQPQKFTARGVGVRRIDHVNLRALDIDANSAFMRERLGFRLTEEVRLDDGRQGAAWMNVTQKSYDIAYGGIDAAGMGGRLHHVAYALDSREYVLRAADIFAEEGVFIEAGPAKHAVQQTFFLYVYEPGGNRVEMISDIKLLLDPDPETVTWSQAEREKGQAWRTIMPESFFTYATPLPEEAGRRG, encoded by the coding sequence GTGAGGGGCGGCGAGCCCGTCCGGGACGTTGCCCACCTCGGGCACGTCGAGCTCCTCACGCCCGCCTTCGAGGAGAGCCTGTGGTTCTTCACCGAGGTCCTGGGGATGGAGGAGGTCGGGCGCCGGGGGGAGTCCGCGTACCTGCGGGCGTTCGGGGATTATGAGCTCTCCACCCTCAAGCTCACCGCCGCAGACCGCGCGGGCCCCGGGCACATCGCCTGGCGGGCCACGAGCCGGGCGGCGCTCGAGCGCAGGGTCGCCGCGCTAGAGGAGAGCGGGCTCGGGGAGGGATGGGTCGAGGGCGACCTCGGGCACGGCCCGGCCTACCGGTTCGCCGACCCCGACGGGCACGTGATGGAGCTCTACTTCGAGACCGAGAAGTACCGCCCCCCGGAGGGGCTGCGCCCGGCGCTCAAGAACCAGCCGCAGAAGTTCACCGCCCGCGGGGTGGGGGTACGGAGGATCGACCACGTCAACCTCAGGGCCCTCGACATCGACGCCAACAGCGCCTTCATGCGCGAGCGGCTCGGCTTCCGGCTCACCGAGGAGGTCCGGCTCGACGACGGGCGGCAGGGGGCGGCGTGGATGAACGTGACCCAGAAGTCCTACGACATAGCCTACGGGGGGATCGACGCCGCCGGGATGGGGGGCCGGCTGCACCACGTCGCCTACGCCCTAGATAGCCGCGAGTACGTGCTGCGGGCGGCGGACATCTTCGCCGAGGAGGGGGTGTTCATCGAGGCGGGGCCGGCCAAGCACGCCGTGCAGCAGACCTTCTTCCTCTACGTCTACGAGCCGGGGGGCAACCGCGTCGAGATGATCTCGGACATAAAGCTCCTCCTCGACCCGGACCCGGAGACGGTGACCTGGAGCCAGGCCGAGCGGGAGAAGGGGCAGGCGTGGCGGACGATCATGCCCGAGAGCTTCTTCACCTACGCCACCCCCCTCCCCGAGGAGGCCGGGCGGCGGGGATGA
- a CDS encoding ABC transporter substrate-binding protein, producing MGASDTMRGRIGRRDFLRLAGGGLAGTLLLGVAGCGGGGGGGQGGGSGPIRIGALLTLSGPYATLGESIRNGMETFLRLNDNQIGGREVQVRYEDSEGDPQVALRVYRQLTGQNAVDFLMGPVISTEALALANRLQRDRIILINSNAAANDLSWEQKSDYSYRVSQSNYQLGAAGAEYIFRNIGKTAFTIGMDYVAGYEVIEAFRIAYREAGGEVVGSAFSAPGTADFATYLTNIRRAEPEVVFSFLSGTDAIRFLQQYDSFGLKGEIPLIGHDQLASPTVTDPAGEAAVGVMACSFYYPNLENETNRRFVEAYRKEYDQPPDTIACQGYDTGNIMAKAVEEAGSTEPDALIEVLKGISLQSPRGSFTMDPETHNPIQNYYIGENARDGVRIVDTIEDVGMPSRPPEGYDPSGG from the coding sequence GTGGGAGCCAGCGATACGATGCGCGGGAGGATCGGCCGGCGCGACTTTCTGAGGCTCGCCGGGGGCGGGCTCGCCGGGACGCTGCTGCTCGGGGTGGCCGGCTGCGGTGGCGGCGGGGGCGGCGGTCAGGGAGGGGGGAGCGGCCCCATCAGGATAGGGGCGCTGCTCACGCTCTCCGGGCCGTACGCCACGCTCGGCGAGAGCATCCGCAACGGCATGGAGACCTTCCTCCGGCTCAACGACAACCAGATCGGCGGCCGCGAGGTGCAGGTCCGCTACGAGGACAGCGAGGGCGACCCGCAGGTCGCGCTGCGCGTCTACCGGCAGCTCACCGGCCAGAACGCCGTGGACTTCCTCATGGGGCCGGTCATCTCCACCGAGGCGCTCGCGCTCGCCAACCGGCTGCAGCGGGACAGGATCATCCTCATCAACTCCAACGCCGCGGCGAACGATCTCTCGTGGGAGCAGAAGAGCGATTACTCCTACAGGGTCTCCCAGTCCAACTACCAGCTCGGAGCGGCGGGGGCCGAGTACATCTTCCGGAACATAGGCAAGACCGCCTTCACCATCGGGATGGACTACGTCGCCGGCTACGAGGTGATAGAGGCCTTCAGGATCGCCTACCGGGAGGCCGGCGGGGAGGTCGTGGGCAGCGCCTTCTCGGCCCCCGGGACCGCGGACTTCGCCACCTACCTCACCAACATAAGGAGGGCCGAGCCCGAGGTGGTCTTCAGCTTCCTCTCGGGCACCGACGCCATACGCTTTCTCCAGCAGTACGACAGCTTCGGGCTGAAGGGCGAGATCCCGCTCATAGGCCACGACCAGCTGGCAAGCCCCACCGTCACCGACCCGGCCGGGGAGGCGGCGGTGGGCGTGATGGCGTGCTCTTTCTACTACCCCAACCTGGAGAACGAGACCAACCGGCGCTTCGTGGAGGCCTACCGGAAGGAGTACGACCAGCCGCCCGACACCATAGCCTGCCAGGGCTACGACACCGGCAACATAATGGCCAAGGCCGTGGAGGAGGCGGGCAGCACCGAGCCCGACGCCCTCATCGAGGTGCTCAAGGGCATCTCGCTCCAGAGCCCGCGCGGCTCCTTCACCATGGACCCGGAGACCCACAACCCCATCCAGAACTACTACATCGGGGAGAACGCGCGGGACGGCGTGCGGATAGTGGACACCATAGAGGACGTGGGCATGCCCTCCCGGCCGCCCGAGGGCTACGACCCCTCCGGGGGCTAG
- a CDS encoding branched-chain amino acid ABC transporter permease has protein sequence MTRATGTRVPWPGVAALALLVLLLPLALPAFGVGIATEIYVMAIFAMSLGLIIGYAGLVSLGHAAFFGAGAYTVALLGERVSNTYVLVAAAVAVAALLACVSGALFFRSTGAYFLMLTLAFAQVLFAAAFQAESVTGGSDGMGVSVAPDLGFGEISGELGLYYLMGGSFLLCYVLLRLFVSSPAGRVVRGIMENELRMRALGYNTFSYKLFAYTLAGGVAGFAGALYSYFNLYVTPDLLGWVFSGQALIMVIVGGTGTLLGPAVGAAFFIVVRNYVSFYTEYWALIMGLIFIFFVLLGRGGIVHLLQAGWRRLLAARAPRRPREGRSAAGSAKERAP, from the coding sequence TTGACGCGCGCCACCGGCACGAGGGTGCCCTGGCCGGGGGTCGCGGCCCTCGCGCTGCTCGTGCTCCTGCTGCCGCTGGCGCTGCCCGCCTTCGGCGTGGGCATCGCCACCGAGATCTACGTGATGGCCATCTTCGCGATGAGCCTCGGCCTGATCATCGGCTACGCCGGGCTAGTCTCCCTGGGGCACGCCGCCTTCTTCGGGGCCGGGGCCTACACGGTGGCCCTCCTGGGCGAGCGGGTCTCCAACACCTACGTTCTGGTGGCGGCCGCGGTCGCCGTGGCGGCGCTGCTGGCCTGCGTCTCGGGGGCGCTCTTCTTCCGCTCGACGGGGGCGTACTTCCTGATGCTCACGCTGGCCTTCGCCCAGGTGCTCTTCGCCGCGGCCTTCCAGGCCGAGTCCGTGACCGGCGGCAGCGACGGGATGGGGGTGAGCGTCGCGCCGGATCTGGGCTTCGGCGAGATCTCCGGGGAGCTCGGCCTCTACTACCTGATGGGCGGGTCCTTCCTCCTCTGCTACGTGCTGCTGCGGCTGTTCGTCTCCTCGCCCGCCGGAAGGGTGGTCCGAGGGATCATGGAGAACGAGCTCCGCATGCGGGCCCTCGGCTACAACACCTTCTCCTACAAGCTGTTCGCCTACACCCTCGCCGGCGGGGTCGCCGGCTTCGCCGGGGCGCTCTACTCCTACTTCAACCTGTACGTCACCCCCGACCTGCTCGGCTGGGTGTTCTCCGGGCAGGCGCTCATCATGGTGATCGTGGGCGGGACCGGCACCCTGCTGGGGCCCGCCGTGGGCGCGGCCTTCTTTATCGTCGTGCGCAACTACGTGAGCTTCTACACGGAGTACTGGGCCCTTATCATGGGGTTGATCTTCATCTTCTTCGTCCTGCTCGGGAGGGGCGGCATCGTCCACCTGCTGCAGGCGGGGTGGCGGCGCCTCCTCGCCGCCCGCGCGCCGCGCCGCCCGCGGGAGGGGCGCTCCGCCGCCGGCTCTGCGAAGGAGAGGGCGCCGTGA
- a CDS encoding aminomethyltransferase family protein codes for MGRRSEVGGSLEDAIGRAGSAVELLYNSRAGRRPFPVVPAEFSNWRDEQRAWRESCALLDQSHHMTDLYVEGPDALRLLSELGVNSFEGFAKDKAKQFVACNPQGYVIGDVILYYLEENRLDLVGRPAVLNWVRYRAEIGGHDVAFEVDENSAVRRGAPPKVYRYQVQGPEAAALMREVVEGELPEVRFFNTADVRIGGCRVRALRHGMAGRPGYELSGPWEERERVIGAILEAGENHGLRRAGSLAYSAANLESGWLPAPLPAIYTGEEMKPYRQWLPADGYEATTSLGGSFYSERIEDYYFTPYELGYGRFVKFDHDFVGREALEEMADAPQRRKVTLVWEGEDVAGVFGSLFEREGLPAKYIDLPSSWYAMHQYDRVLGDGETVGISTYCGYSYNERAMLSLAVVEEEFCEPGTEVVLLWGEEPNSAKPQVEEHRQVEIRARVQPAPLVEFARTAYRSS; via the coding sequence TTCAGCAACTGGCGGGACGAGCAGCGGGCTTGGAGGGAGAGCTGCGCCCTGCTCGACCAGTCCCACCACATGACCGACCTCTACGTGGAGGGGCCCGACGCCCTGAGGCTGCTCTCGGAGCTTGGCGTAAACAGCTTCGAGGGCTTTGCCAAGGACAAGGCCAAGCAGTTTGTGGCCTGCAACCCCCAAGGCTACGTGATAGGGGACGTCATCCTCTACTACCTGGAGGAGAACCGGCTGGACCTCGTGGGGCGCCCGGCGGTGCTCAACTGGGTGCGCTACCGGGCCGAGATCGGGGGCCACGACGTCGCCTTCGAGGTCGACGAGAACTCTGCGGTTCGGAGGGGGGCTCCGCCGAAGGTGTACCGCTATCAGGTGCAGGGGCCTGAGGCTGCGGCGCTCATGCGGGAGGTGGTTGAGGGGGAGCTTCCCGAGGTGAGGTTCTTCAACACGGCGGACGTGCGCATAGGGGGCTGCAGGGTGCGGGCGCTGCGGCACGGGATGGCGGGCAGGCCGGGCTATGAGCTCTCTGGGCCCTGGGAGGAGAGGGAGCGGGTGATAGGCGCGATCCTTGAGGCCGGCGAGAACCACGGCCTCAGGCGGGCCGGCTCCCTCGCCTACTCCGCCGCGAACCTGGAGTCCGGCTGGCTTCCCGCTCCCCTCCCCGCCATCTACACCGGGGAGGAGATGAAGCCCTACAGGCAGTGGCTGCCCGCGGACGGCTACGAGGCGACCACCTCCCTCGGGGGGAGCTTCTACTCGGAGAGGATAGAGGACTACTACTTCACCCCCTACGAGCTGGGCTACGGGCGCTTCGTGAAGTTCGACCACGACTTCGTGGGCAGGGAGGCGCTGGAGGAGATGGCGGATGCTCCGCAGCGCAGGAAGGTGACGCTGGTGTGGGAGGGGGAGGATGTGGCCGGCGTCTTTGGGAGCCTCTTCGAGAGGGAGGGGCTTCCCGCAAAATACATAGACCTCCCCTCCTCGTGGTACGCGATGCACCAGTACGACCGGGTGCTTGGGGACGGGGAGACGGTCGGCATCTCCACCTACTGCGGCTACAGCTACAACGAGCGGGCGATGCTGTCGCTTGCGGTGGTGGAGGAGGAGTTCTGCGAGCCTGGGACGGAGGTTGTGCTGTTGTGGGGCGAGGAGCCCAACAGCGCCAAGCCGCAGGTGGAGGAGCACCGGCAGGTGGAGATAAGGGCGCGGGTGCAGCCCGCCCCGCTGGTCGAGTTCGCCCGCACCGCCTACCGGAGTTCGTGA
- a CDS encoding ABC transporter ATP-binding protein, producing the protein MSLLSVEGLGKSFDGLRVLRDVSFAVQPGQRHVIIGPNGAGKTTVFKCIIGLLSADSGSITVDGRDVTGLPAHARVSLGMACTFQKTSLFWRLTVEENLHLALLARKPYRFRLWRPLPWHADLRREARELLEEWGLWSRRDHRVGELSYGEQRMLEIVLALASGPRILLLDEPTSGMSPAETARAASLIRELPRSVALLIIEHDMDVVFSVAEHITVLHHGEVFLSGPPERVRGDERVREIYFSGGARPHA; encoded by the coding sequence GTGAGCCTGCTCTCGGTGGAGGGCCTCGGCAAGTCCTTCGACGGTCTGCGGGTGCTCAGGGACGTCTCGTTCGCGGTGCAGCCGGGGCAGCGGCACGTCATCATAGGCCCGAACGGCGCGGGGAAGACCACCGTCTTCAAGTGCATAATCGGCCTCCTCTCCGCCGACTCCGGCTCCATAACCGTCGACGGGCGGGACGTGACCGGGCTCCCCGCCCACGCCCGCGTCTCCCTCGGGATGGCCTGCACCTTCCAGAAGACCAGCCTGTTCTGGAGGCTCACGGTGGAGGAGAACCTCCACCTGGCGCTTCTGGCCCGCAAGCCCTACCGGTTCCGGCTCTGGCGCCCGCTCCCCTGGCACGCCGACCTGCGGCGGGAGGCGCGGGAGCTCCTGGAGGAGTGGGGGCTCTGGTCCCGGCGCGACCACCGGGTCGGCGAGCTCTCCTACGGGGAGCAGCGGATGCTCGAGATCGTCCTGGCGCTGGCCTCCGGGCCGCGGATACTGCTCCTCGACGAGCCGACCTCGGGCATGTCCCCGGCCGAGACGGCGCGCGCCGCCTCCCTGATACGCGAGCTGCCCCGCTCCGTGGCGCTCCTGATCATCGAGCACGACATGGACGTGGTCTTCTCCGTGGCCGAGCACATAACGGTCTTGCACCACGGCGAGGTCTTCCTGAGCGGGCCCCCGGAGCGGGTGCGCGGGGACGAGCGGGTGAGGGAGATCTACTTCAGCGGAGGTGCGCGGCCCCATGCTTGA
- a CDS encoding branched-chain amino acid ABC transporter permease, producing MDLSALAVQVLAGLTYGMLLFMISVGLSVIFGLMGIVNLAHGVFFVLGAYIAFSVLGGGAGFLIALVVAMVAMAVLGVLVERLLLFRSYGDELGQVLLTFGLAFIIADVIKMIWGNRLQSLPTPSLLDFSVSVGGITFPVYRLVVVLVGCLLALLLWYLESRTRIGAIIRAGVDDREMVAALGINVTLVFAGVFAFGAALAGLGGVLGGPVLGMYPDMGFEILVLSLIVVVLGGLGTWKGAFVGGVLVGLVEIFGQAYFPSLSLVIVFLLMAGVLLVRPAGLFGRSPAS from the coding sequence GTGGACCTCTCGGCGCTGGCCGTACAGGTGCTGGCGGGGCTCACCTACGGGATGCTGCTCTTCATGATCTCCGTGGGGCTCTCGGTCATCTTCGGGCTCATGGGGATCGTCAACCTGGCGCACGGGGTCTTCTTCGTGCTGGGGGCCTACATCGCCTTCTCGGTGCTCGGCGGGGGGGCCGGCTTCCTCATCGCGCTGGTCGTGGCCATGGTCGCCATGGCGGTGCTCGGCGTCCTGGTGGAGAGGCTGCTGCTCTTCCGCTCCTACGGCGACGAGCTGGGGCAGGTCCTGCTCACCTTCGGGCTCGCCTTCATCATCGCGGACGTCATCAAGATGATCTGGGGCAACAGGCTGCAGTCGCTGCCCACCCCCTCCCTGCTGGACTTCTCGGTGAGCGTGGGGGGGATCACCTTCCCCGTCTACCGGCTGGTGGTCGTGCTGGTGGGTTGCCTGCTGGCCCTCCTGCTGTGGTACCTGGAGTCCCGGACCCGCATCGGCGCCATCATCCGCGCCGGCGTGGACGACAGGGAGATGGTCGCCGCCCTGGGCATCAACGTCACGCTGGTCTTCGCCGGGGTGTTCGCCTTCGGGGCGGCGCTCGCGGGGCTCGGGGGCGTGCTGGGGGGGCCCGTGCTCGGGATGTACCCGGACATGGGGTTCGAGATCCTCGTGCTCTCCCTCATCGTGGTCGTGCTGGGGGGGCTCGGCACCTGGAAGGGGGCCTTCGTCGGCGGGGTGCTCGTGGGGCTGGTCGAGATCTTCGGGCAGGCCTACTTCCCCTCGCTCTCGCTGGTTATAGTGTTTTTGCTCATGGCCGGGGTGCTGCTGGTCCGCCCGGCCGGCCTGTTCGGGAGGAGCCCGGCCTCTTGA